One window of Candidatus Zixiibacteriota bacterium genomic DNA carries:
- a CDS encoding fasciclin domain-containing protein, which yields MNKTLSCFTVALGLLFAVNAANADNCGAGKTGAETQKASTVVAASATQKPMDIVETAVAAGSFNTLVAAVQAAGLVETLKGAGPFTVFAPTDEAFAKLPKGTVEALLKDKAKLAAILTYHVVPGKVTAADVVKLREAKTVNGQSAKVTVGADGVMIDNAKVVKTDVMTTNGVIHVIDTVILPKDEKKS from the coding sequence ATGAACAAGACTCTCAGCTGTTTTACCGTCGCACTCGGTCTGCTCTTCGCCGTAAACGCCGCCAATGCCGACAATTGCGGCGCCGGCAAAACCGGCGCGGAGACCCAGAAGGCAAGTACAGTGGTGGCCGCGAGCGCTACCCAGAAGCCAATGGATATCGTCGAGACGGCAGTCGCTGCCGGCAGCTTCAACACTTTGGTTGCTGCTGTGCAGGCCGCCGGTCTGGTCGAGACCTTGAAAGGCGCCGGTCCGTTTACGGTGTTTGCGCCGACCGACGAGGCCTTTGCCAAGCTGCCCAAGGGCACGGTGGAAGCGCTGCTCAAGGATAAGGCCAAGCTCGCCGCCATTCTCACCTACCACGTGGTTCCCGGCAAGGTGACCGCCGCCGATGTCGTCAAGCTGCGCGAAGCCAAGACCGTCAACGGCCAGAGCGCCAAAGTCACGGTTGGAGCGGACGGCGTGATGATCGACAACGCCAAGGTGGTCAAGACCGATGTCATGACGACCAACGGCGTGATTCACGTGATCGACACTGTCATTCTGCCCAAGGATGAGAAGAAGTCGTAA
- the mscL gene encoding large-conductance mechanosensitive channel protein MscL: MLKEFKEFAMRGNVVDMAVGIIIGAAFGKIVSSLVGDVIMPPLGALLGGVDFSNLAITIKAATAEAPAVVIGYGKFIQTVVDFLIVAFAIFMVIKGMNSLKRKKEEAPAAPPAPTKSEVLLTEIRDALKSR; encoded by the coding sequence ATGCTCAAGGAATTCAAAGAATTTGCGATGCGCGGCAATGTCGTCGACATGGCCGTCGGTATCATCATCGGCGCGGCGTTCGGCAAGATCGTCTCGTCGCTGGTCGGCGATGTGATCATGCCGCCGCTCGGCGCGCTGCTGGGTGGTGTCGATTTCTCCAATCTCGCGATTACCATCAAAGCGGCGACCGCAGAAGCTCCGGCCGTGGTGATCGGCTACGGCAAGTTCATCCAAACCGTCGTCGACTTCCTCATCGTCGCCTTCGCCATCTTCATGGTGATTAAGGGTATGAATTCACTCAAGCGCAAGAAAGAGGAAGCCCCGGCAGCCCCGCCGGCTCCGACCAAGTCCGAAGTGCTCCTGACCGAAATTCGCGACGCACTCAAAAGCCGCTAA
- a CDS encoding DUF378 domain-containing protein translates to MKTLDVIVAILLIVGGLNWGLVGLLNFDLVATLLGDGTMLAKAVYVLVGLSAIYQAAGFKAIQRRWGLATA, encoded by the coding sequence GTGAAAACACTCGACGTCATCGTGGCCATCCTGCTAATCGTGGGCGGCCTGAATTGGGGCTTGGTTGGTCTACTGAACTTCGACCTGGTCGCGACCTTGCTCGGCGACGGCACCATGCTCGCTAAGGCGGTCTATGTCCTGGTCGGTCTGTCGGCTATCTATCAGGCCGCCGGCTTCAAGGCGATCCAGCGTCGCTGGGGCTTGGCCACAGCCTGA
- a CDS encoding tetratricopeptide repeat protein, with product MQIVQVVRRTSAILAALALMAGCSSTPVDDGKVPITTKSEKAREQFVQARDFSERLRGVEALALLKRAVEQDSQFAQGYLLLAQVSPGAGEFFANLDKARKAATYATEAEQLMIQAFAAQVNSDLPAQEQALTQLATLRPNDERVQMLLGNYYFGLQRWPEAITHYQQAVAIDSNFSPVYNQLGYSYRFNERMAEAEAAFKKYIALIPDDPNPYDSYAELLMKLGRFEESIAQYERALKVQSTFPPSYFGIASNLNFLGRHAEAREKLQQFFDQAENDGQRRAAYAGMAISAVDEGNYELALQMLQKMYDVAAAKNDFAAMSGDVNLMGNVFLEMGRADDALKRFQETVDLQAKAENNSEQLIALVHLNSLYDAGRVALAKGDLATAKDNFAKYQTQADANKNRFQIWLGQQLAALIALQEQKWDAALAAIEKSNLQNPYNLCLLAETYRGLGDTAMAQEFFRKAADYNLVNSLNQSLARRRVATKAGGV from the coding sequence ATGCAGATTGTTCAAGTCGTACGCCGGACTAGCGCGATTCTTGCCGCGCTGGCGCTGATGGCCGGATGTAGTTCTACGCCCGTCGATGACGGCAAAGTTCCGATCACCACAAAATCGGAGAAGGCGCGCGAGCAGTTCGTGCAGGCGCGCGATTTCAGTGAAAGGCTGCGCGGTGTCGAAGCACTCGCTTTGCTCAAGCGCGCGGTCGAGCAGGACAGCCAGTTCGCGCAGGGCTACCTGCTGTTGGCGCAGGTTTCACCCGGCGCCGGTGAGTTCTTCGCGAATCTGGATAAGGCCCGCAAAGCCGCCACATACGCCACCGAGGCGGAACAACTGATGATTCAGGCGTTTGCCGCTCAGGTCAACAGCGACCTGCCCGCACAGGAACAGGCACTGACACAGTTGGCGACCCTGCGCCCCAACGACGAGAGAGTCCAGATGCTGCTCGGCAACTACTACTTCGGCCTGCAGCGCTGGCCCGAGGCGATCACCCATTACCAGCAGGCGGTCGCGATCGACTCGAACTTCTCCCCGGTCTACAACCAACTGGGCTACAGCTACCGTTTCAACGAGCGCATGGCGGAGGCAGAAGCCGCTTTCAAGAAATATATCGCGCTGATTCCCGACGACCCGAATCCTTACGACTCTTATGCCGAGCTTCTGATGAAACTGGGCCGCTTCGAGGAATCGATCGCCCAATATGAACGGGCGCTGAAAGTGCAGTCGACTTTCCCGCCGTCGTACTTCGGCATCGCCAGCAATTTGAACTTCCTCGGACGGCATGCAGAGGCACGCGAGAAACTGCAGCAATTCTTCGACCAAGCCGAAAATGACGGTCAACGCCGCGCCGCCTATGCCGGCATGGCGATTTCGGCGGTTGATGAGGGCAACTACGAACTGGCGCTGCAAATGCTGCAGAAAATGTATGACGTGGCCGCCGCGAAGAATGACTTTGCCGCAATGTCGGGCGATGTCAATCTGATGGGCAACGTGTTTCTGGAAATGGGCAGGGCCGACGATGCCTTGAAGCGCTTCCAGGAGACGGTCGATCTGCAGGCCAAAGCCGAAAACAACTCCGAGCAACTCATAGCGCTGGTGCACCTTAATTCCCTTTATGATGCTGGCCGGGTCGCGCTGGCCAAGGGCGATTTGGCGACCGCAAAGGACAATTTCGCGAAGTACCAAACGCAGGCGGATGCGAACAAGAATCGTTTCCAGATCTGGCTGGGACAACAATTGGCGGCGCTGATCGCGCTGCAGGAGCAGAAGTGGGATGCTGCGCTCGCTGCTATCGAGAAAAGTAATCTGCAGAATCCCTACAACCTCTGCCTGCTGGCGGAGACCTATCGCGGCCTGGGCGACACGGCGATGGCACAGGAATTTTTCCGGAAGGCAGCCGACTACAACTTGGTCAACAGCCTGAACCAATCGTTGGCGCGCCGCCGCGTCGCGACCAAAGCCGGGGGTGTATAG
- a CDS encoding DUF4397 domain-containing protein has protein sequence MTRLKNMIIGLLALMTVTAAAQSGSARLQVIHNAADPAAAVVDIYVNNNLFENDFAFREATEFRTVPAGVTLNIQVAPGNSSSAAEAIAVIPVTLSANRTYVAVANGVVGGGFAANPDGLPISFQLFAKDGIREKAQRSPFVDVIALHGATDAPTVDIRSRLIGRLPLFDDLSYGEFSNYRSLLARKQTFDVTPGNDPNTVVATFEIDLTGLRGGSAVVFASGFLNPAANNNGPAFGLFAALPNGTVAALTPVTPTARLQVIHNAADPAASVVDIYVNDALFENDFAFREATEFRTVPANVTLNIQVAPGNSTSSAQAIATIPVTLEDGKTYVAIANGVIGPGFAANPDGANIGFNLFAVDGIREKAWLNFGVNVIVFHGATDAPTVDVYAKIGPFNYRAVNDLSYGQFSAYKSLFAKEYTLSVTPGNSTSVVAAYQADLTGLRGGAAVVFASGFLNPATNNNGPAFGLYAALPNGVVVALPAVSPSPMVTIDDETELTEARIEQFERQAAVLPSDFALNQNYPNPFNPTTTISFALPNAAPVTLTVYNVIGQEVARLVDGPLPAGPHQVTFDAANMASGIYFYRLQTDGFSEQRKMVLMK, from the coding sequence ATGACCAGACTTAAGAACATGATAATCGGGCTTCTCGCCCTGATGACCGTCACCGCCGCCGCCCAGAGCGGGAGCGCGCGCCTGCAGGTCATCCACAACGCCGCCGATCCGGCCGCCGCCGTGGTCGACATCTACGTGAACAACAACCTCTTTGAGAACGACTTCGCCTTCCGCGAAGCCACCGAGTTCCGCACAGTTCCCGCCGGCGTGACGTTGAACATTCAGGTAGCGCCGGGGAATTCCTCCTCTGCGGCTGAAGCTATCGCCGTCATTCCGGTTACCCTGAGCGCCAACCGGACCTACGTTGCCGTCGCCAACGGTGTGGTCGGCGGCGGTTTCGCCGCCAATCCGGACGGCCTGCCGATCAGCTTCCAACTCTTCGCCAAGGATGGTATCCGCGAGAAGGCGCAGCGCAGTCCGTTTGTTGATGTGATCGCGCTGCACGGTGCGACCGACGCTCCGACTGTGGACATCCGCTCGCGCCTGATCGGCAGACTGCCGCTCTTCGACGACCTGAGCTACGGTGAGTTCAGCAACTACCGTTCGCTGCTGGCGCGCAAGCAGACCTTCGACGTCACCCCCGGCAATGATCCCAACACCGTCGTGGCGACCTTTGAGATCGACCTGACCGGCCTGCGCGGCGGTTCGGCCGTCGTCTTCGCTTCCGGCTTCCTCAACCCGGCCGCCAACAACAACGGCCCGGCCTTCGGCTTGTTCGCCGCGCTCCCCAACGGCACCGTGGCGGCCTTGACGCCGGTCACGCCAACCGCGCGTCTGCAGGTCATTCACAATGCCGCCGATCCGGCCGCGAGCGTGGTCGACATCTACGTCAATGACGCACTGTTTGAGAACGATTTCGCCTTCCGCGAAGCCACCGAGTTCCGCACCGTGCCTGCCAACGTGACTCTGAATATCCAGGTCGCGCCCGGCAACAGCACCTCGTCAGCCCAGGCGATCGCCACCATCCCGGTGACACTCGAAGACGGCAAGACTTACGTCGCCATCGCCAACGGCGTCATCGGCCCCGGCTTTGCCGCCAACCCGGACGGCGCTAATATCGGCTTCAACCTTTTTGCCGTCGACGGCATTCGTGAAAAGGCCTGGTTGAATTTCGGCGTCAACGTGATCGTCTTCCACGGTGCCACCGACGCGCCGACAGTCGATGTCTACGCCAAGATCGGCCCATTCAACTATCGCGCCGTCAACGATCTGAGCTACGGCCAATTCTCTGCCTACAAGTCGCTCTTTGCCAAGGAATATACGCTTAGCGTTACGCCGGGCAACAGCACGTCGGTGGTGGCGGCTTATCAGGCCGACCTGACCGGCCTGCGCGGCGGCGCGGCCGTGGTCTTTGCCTCCGGCTTCCTCAATCCGGCAACCAACAATAACGGCCCCGCCTTCGGCCTCTACGCCGCGCTCCCCAACGGCGTGGTGGTGGCGCTTCCGGCGGTCAGCCCTAGCCCGATGGTGACAATCGACGACGAAACCGAACTGACGGAGGCCCGGATCGAGCAGTTCGAACGTCAGGCGGCCGTGCTGCCCTCGGATTTCGCTCTGAATCAGAACTATCCGAATCCGTTCAACCCGACCACGACCATCTCCTTCGCGCTACCGAATGCCGCGCCTGTGACGCTGACCGTCTACAACGTCATCGGCCAGGAAGTGGCGCGGTTGGTGGATGGTCCGCTTCCGGCGGGTCCGCACCAGGTGACCTTTGACGCTGCCAATATGGCCTCGGGCATCTACTTCTATCGCCTGCAGACCGACGGCTTCAGCGAACAGCGGAAAATGGTGCTGATGAAGTAA